The sequence below is a genomic window from Candidatus Melainabacteria bacterium RIFOXYA2_FULL_32_9.
CATGAACTTTCAGAATATCCATGCCATCTACAGATTCGCCTGGAATATCATACGCCTGTGCTCTTTTTGCAATATCCACAACTGAAGAAGCTCTAACTACACCTGTTCCCATTGCATATAAATTATTTTCACAGATGAATAAAACTGGCAAATTCCAGAGTTTTGCAAGGTTTAAACTTTCGTGAAAAGCGCCTTGATTAACTGCGCCATCACCAAAGAAACAGACGCAAATAGCATCTTCTTTTTTATAATTTATTGCCAAACCAAGCCCGACTGCTATTGGAATTCCGCCTCCTACGATGGCATAACCACCCATGAATCTTTTTTCAATATCAAATATATGCATTGAACCACCAAGTCCGTGAGAACATCCAGTTTCTTTACCAAATAATTCTGCCATAACTGATTTTGGAGTCATCCCTTTTGCAATGGCATGCCCATGCTCTCGGTAAGCACTTACAACATAATCTTTATCAAATAAAGCAGATATTGCTCCTACTCCAATTGCTTCCTGCCCAATATATAAGTGAGTAAATCCTGATATTTTTCCTCTTAAATACATTTCAGCAGCAACCTGCTCAAATTCACGAAGCAATACCATTTGCTTGTAGAAGTTTCTAAGTTCATACTTTTCAAATTTTTCAAGCATTTTATGGTACCAATTCTATATGGTCTATAATCAGGTTTTCACTTGTTAGAGTTCTATGTACAGGGCATCTTTCTGCTATTTCAAGAAGACGATTTTTCTGCTCTTCATTAAGATTACCCCGAATTCTGATATCTCTGGTTATTTTATCTAGTCTGCCTGTTTTTGTTTCGCAGGTTTCACAATCTTCAGCGTGAATTTTTTCATGAGTTAAATCTATTTCTACGTCTTCAAGATCCCAGCCCTTTTTCCTTGCATACATTAACATTGTCATGGATGTACATGCCCCAAGAGCTGCCATCATTGTTTCATAAGGACCTGGACCTTTATCATTACCGCCTACATCTTTAGGCTCATCCATAATTAAGGTATGACCATTCATTTTGACTTCATGTTGAAGATTTCTCTGATATTTTACGTGTACTTTTGCCATATTCTTCTTATTCCCCACAACCTAATATTTTCAGGATAATTTCTTTCCTGACGGTTTAAAATTAGTCAGTAAATGAGTGTCAAAACTAGACAGTTGATTTAATTAGTACACGGATATAAAAATCCTATCTCCCATCAAGTTCCTATTTTTAACAAAACAGCTTTTTAGACGGGCAGGGGAATTATTGAAAAAACATGACAAGAGGTACCCAAATAAATGGTAGTTAAAATGCATTCAATATCAGAAGGAAAAGATGTCATAGTTGCAGGTCAAGATCTTGCAAATGAGCGTGACCTTGATAAAGTAAAGGCCTCTGGAACTCTT
It includes:
- a CDS encoding pyruvate dehydrogenase (acetyl-transferring) E1 component subunit alpha — translated: MLEKFEKYELRNFYKQMVLLREFEQVAAEMYLRGKISGFTHLYIGQEAIGVGAISALFDKDYVVSAYREHGHAIAKGMTPKSVMAELFGKETGCSHGLGGSMHIFDIEKRFMGGYAIVGGGIPIAVGLGLAINYKKEDAICVCFFGDGAVNQGAFHESLNLAKLWNLPVLFICENNLYAMGTGVVRASSVVDIAKRAQAYDIPGESVDGMDILKVHDAVKNAAKWVRKGAGPYFIETKTYRFRAHSMADPGKYRTILEEEIWKERDPIDTFAKRLVESGLFDSYELSEIKEEVLKEVDNAVRFADESPNPKPEMLCKYVYAEK